Proteins encoded in a region of the Cataglyphis hispanica isolate Lineage 1 chromosome 14, ULB_Chis1_1.0, whole genome shotgun sequence genome:
- the LOC126854767 gene encoding protein mini spindles isoform X2 has translation MEQDTEYVKLPLEERCAHKSWRARLHGYEECVKTFQCIDDEKSPEWNKYMGFIKKFVVDSNAAAQEKGLEATLAFVENATVAGKIVAEVMNGIVSKCIAAPKAKTKELAVQITLMYIEIEKYEAVQEELLKGTDAKNPKIVSACIATLTLALKEFGPKVINMKPLMKKMGNFLEDRDKTVREEGKAMVVEMYRWIGDRLKQQLNTLKPVHITELEAEFNNFGDEKVMPTRYLRSQKPKNMSKNGDLAAGSDNNGEDENEDADGASIPDIDPYDLLAPVDILSKLPKDFYEKVEAKKWQERKEALEALETLVKNPKLENGDYGDVVRALKKIISKDSNVVVVTLAGKCLAGLATGLKKRFQPYATACLPTVLEKFREKKQTVVQALRELADAIYESISIDLILEDTLAALENKNPAVKAETAAYLARCFARTPPANLNKKLLKSYTSALLKTLNEPDPTVRDNSAEALGTAMKLIGEKAMMPFLTDIDNLKMTKIKECADKAVILVKMTGGTKRQERPNTAPAKVEQQQVNKVSKDNLKNAKSKRAHTATKKSTAKKPGSASSVTNVALSAKKAVRIERNYSPEEIDEMAAQLLPTEIITGLVDSNWKTRLAAVTQLSDTIKMMDSTEVSAQVFVRTLAKKPGFKDTNFQVLKLRIEIVKYLAENHPFTATVAEYCLMDIAEKLADAKNSSIAIETLLAIAEAISFEYVTDEIVAFAFNQKNPKVQQETLLWLCRGLTEFGCSLNIKSIIENIKKAVGATNPGVRTAAITLIGTLYLYMGRPLLTFFENEKPALRQQIEQECERRNGETPPTPIRGAKAGKVNTIAGEDEDEDAEESLSEKRVSGSEPELNELIPRVDIKDQITEALLAELADKNWKVRNEALQKVNILLSEAKFIKPTIGDLPQGLALRLVDSNSKIAQATLGICEMLATAIGPPVKQHIRALFPGFLQCLGDSKNWIRTAAISCINTWGDQCGCKEFFDGEMIGDALKTGSPVLRIELWNWLAQKLPLIPVKQIPKEELLVCLSYLYTNLEDRNSDVRKNAQEAVLGFMIHLSYEVMARNTEKLKPGSRTVVIAALDKARPSLPIKPLPKKEPSDDNIQKSGAKGAKVVKVVKSKGGSSKPGSARKKDDDVDNSPLLVVNNLKHQRVIDEQKLKVLKWNFTTPREEFVELLKDLMTAANVNKTLRANMFHSDFRYHLKAIETLTEDLPGNSKALVSNLDLILKWLTLRFFDTNPSVLLKGLDYLQLVFNMLIEDQYHMLETEAASFIPYLIIKIGDPKDAVRNGVRALFKQIALVYPVSKLFSYVMEGLKSKNARQRTECLDQLGSLIENYGVSVCQPSPSAALKEVAKQIADRDNSVRNAALNCIVQAYFLQGERVFKLIGQISEKDRSLLDERIKRAAKNRPTKSASSTRLSTPTIATSSPPTDDMEADYEEEQEEIPEPMEPAPELTHASSTTDNNEDDQVSSAVIQSESPSKSGQEITNDYATDDAKTNSPTSTQLKVPSGPFGLDMEFLQKIEGPVKCCNPVLVELSLSDLNEPPVNMLNPPKIQMIPISPPKMLVSKSSSVVSPATTSSKDDTLERNILSMASMDLLTAIQSMNAIENLLKSHQAISLQSKEDKFIGSINMQLKLLQTYPLRQENADVSRGFRNTFLIILVFYDTGFLGKNVPFIHLKELVDQMISLLAENKLEHLNQAGAYYRVINNIMVKIIDNSNHTTIICVLIKLLHSCAESNVPSKYEELVMKCLWKIVKTMSNWAADLDYDTILLEVHRFLKDYPTTWWKKRKSDTPLRTVKTVLHSMTRVKGSSILNHLTLINNTNESELHAYLIRLIASLKPDEINATAKVMPKSNNAGRTQKHLSKSTRQQLAEIFKKIGSKEHMQEGLVQLYDFKLQYPEADVQPFLVKSHQFFQDFIEQGLREIDQARKNQNILSQANNQYSMGK, from the exons ATGGAACAAGATACAGAGTATGTGAAATTGCCTTTGGAGGAGCGCTGTGCACACAAG TCTTGGCGCGCACGTTTACATGGATATGAGGAATGCGTGAAGACATTCCAGTGCATTGATGATGAAAAATCACCAGAGTGGAACAAGTATATGGGTTTTATCAAGAAGTTTGTGGTGGATAGCAATGCGGCTGCACAGGAGAAGGGCTTGGAAGCAACCCTAGCTTTCGTAGAGAACGCTACAGTAGCCGGCAAGATAGTCGCCGAGGTGATGAATGGCATTGTATCCAAATGCATCGCTGCGCCTAAGGCTAAAACAAAGGAACTGGCTGTGCAAATCACACTGATGTATATCGAGATTGAGAAATATGAGGCGGTGCAGGAGGAGCTACTGAAGGGCACCGATGCAAAGAATCCGAAAATTGTTTCAGCGTGCATCGCTACCTTAACGCTAGCACTTAAGGAGTTTGGACCAAAAGTTATCAATATGAAGCCGTTAATGAAGAAGATGGGAAATTTCCTCGAAGATAGGGACAAGACAGTGCGAGAGGAGGGTAAGGCTATGGTGGTAGAAATGTATCGGTGGATAGGCGATCGTTTGAAGCAGCAACTGAATACGTTGAAGCCAGTGCACATCACGGAGCTCGAGGCGGAGTTTAACAATTTCGGTGACGAGAAAGTAATGCCCACGCGTTACCTACGCTCGCAGAAGCCGAAAAATATGAGCAAGAATGGTGACTTAGCGGCAGGAAGCGATAACAACGGCGAGGATGAAAACGAAGACGCAGATGGTGCTTCTATCCCGGATATAGATCCTTACGATCTGTTGGCGCCTGTAGATATTTTGTCAAAACTACCGAAAGACTTCTACGAAAAAGTCGAAGCAAAGAAATGGCAGGAGCGAAAAGAAGCGCTGGAAGCGCTCGAAACGCTCGTTAAAAATCCGAAATTGGAAAATGGTGATTATGGCGATGTTGTGAGAGCCTTGAAGAAGATTATCTCAAAAGATAGTAATGTAGTGGTAGTCACACTAGCGGGGAAGTGTCTAGCCGGCCTAGCTACAGGCTTGAAAAAACGATTTCAGCCGTACGCCACTGCTTGTCTACCCACTGTACTAGAAAAGTTTCGTGAGAAGAAACAGACGGTGGTGCAGGCGTTGCGGGAGCTCGCCGACGCCATTTACGAGAGCATCAGCATTGATCTTATCCTTGAGGACACTTTGGCCGCTTTGGAGAATAAGAACCCAGCTGTAAAAGCTGAGACGGCCGCTTACCTGGCTCGATGTTTCGCACGCACGCCACCGGCCAATCTCAATAAGAAACTACTTAAATCATATACCAGTGCATTGCTGAAGACGCTAAACGAGCCGGATCCAACGGTGCGCGACAACTCGGCGGAAGCGCTTGGCACGGCGATGAAATTGATTGGCGAAAAGGCAATGATGCCGTTCCTCACAGACATCGACAATTTGAAGATGACGAAGATTAAGGAGTGCGCCGACAAGGCAGTGATACTAGTAAAAATGACGGGTGGTACGAAGCGACAGGAACGACCTAACACCGCTCCGGCCAAAGTGGAACAGCAACAGGTGAACAAAGTGAGCAAGGACAATTTGAAGAATGCTAAATCGAAAAGAGCCCATACCGCGACAAAGAAGTCAACGGCCAAGAAACCTGGTAGCGCTTCATCAGTCACAAATGTAGCTTTGTCCGCAAAGAAAGCGGTACGGATAGAAAGAAATTACAGTCCAGAGGAAATTGACGAAATGGCGGCGCAACTTTTGCCGACCGAAATAATTACTGGTCTTGTGGACAGTAACTGGAAAACACGTCTGGCCGCAGTTACGCAGCTATCGGACACCATTAAGATGATGGATTCGACAGAAGTATCGGCCCAGGTGTTTGTTCGCACTCTCGCGAAGAAGCCTGGCTTTAAGGACACGAATTTCCAA GTACTGAAATTGCGCATAGAAATTGTCAAATATCTGGCGGAGAATCATCCTTTTACGGCCACCGTTGCCGAATACTGTCTTATGGATATCGCAGAAAAATTAGCAGATGCGAAGAACAGTTCGATCGCTATAGAGACCTTGCTAGCAATCGCCGAGGCTATAAGCTTCGAGTATGTGACTGATGAAATAGTAGCGTTtgcatttaatcaaaaaaatccgAAAGTGCAGCAGGAGACACTATTATGGCTGTGCCGTGGACTCACAGAGTTTG gttGTAGTCTCAACATCAAATCAATCATTGAGAATATCAAGAAGGCAGTAGGGGCGACAAATCCCGGCGTACGCACCGCCGCGATTACTTTGATAGGCACTTTATATCTCTATATGGGCAGACCGCTGTTGACATTCTTCGAAAACGAGAAGCCCGCGCTGCGACAGCAGATTGAACAAGAATGCGAGAGGCGTAATGGCGAAACGCCTCCGACGCCCATTCGCGGCGCCAAGGCTGGAAAGGTTAATACTATCGCTGGCgaggacgaggacgaggaCGCAGAAGAATCGTTGTCGGAGAAGAGAGTAAGCGGGAGCGAGCCAGAGCTCAATGAATTAATTCCGCGCGTCGACATTAAAGATCAAATCACTGAGGCACTGCTAGCCGAATTGGCCGACAAGAATTGGAAAGTGCGTAACGAGGCGCTGCAGAAAGTGAATATTCTCCTTAGTGAAGCGAAGTTCATCAAACCGACTATCGGTGATTTGCCACAGGGATTGGCTCTACGTCTCGTAGACAGCAATAGCAAGATCGCACAAGCAACTCTAG GTATATGCGAAATGTTGGCAACGGCTATTGGACCGCCAGTCAAACAACATATTCGCGCTCTGTTTCCCGGCTTTCTACAATGTCTGGGTGATAGCAAAAATTGGATTAGAACAGCTGCCATCTCCTGCATCAACACATGGGGAGATCAGTGCGGTTGTAAAGAGTTCTTCGATGGCGAGATGATAGGAGATGCTCTGAAAACGGGCTCGCCAGTGCTGCGAATCGAACTATGGAACTGGCTGGCGCAGAAATTGCCTTTGATACCGGTGAAACAGATTCCCAAAGAGGAACTTCTCGTGTGTCTTTCCTACTTATATACTAATCTAGAAGATCGCAATTCGGACGTACGAAAGAACGCTCAGGAAGCTGTTCTTGGATTTATGATTCATCTCTCTTACGAAGTTATGGCAAGAAACACCGAAAAACTGAAG CCAGGGTCACGGACGGTGGTAATTGCCGCACTGGACAAAGCTCGTCCCAGTTTACCTATAAAACCTCTACCCAAGAAAGAACCTTCAGACGACAATATTCAGAAGAGTGGCGCAAAAGGTGCAAAAGTTGTGAAAGTGGTTAAATCG AAGGGCGGATCATCAAAACCAGGCAGCGCTCGTAAGAAAGATGATGATGTAGATAACAGTCCTCTGCTGGTGGTCAATAATTTGAAACATCAACGTGTAATTGATGAGCAAAAGTTGAAGGTGCTTAAGTGGAACTTTACCACGCCTAGAGAAGAATTCGTTGAGCTTCTAAAGGATCTTATGACTGCAGCAAATGTCAACAAGACTTTAAGAGCAAATATGTTTCATTCTGATTTCCGATATCATTTAAAGGCTATCGAAACACTCACCGAG GATTTACCTGGGAATAGCAAAGCATTGGTATCTAATTTGGACCTCATTCTCAAATGGTTGACATTACGATTTTTTGATACTAATCCTTCTGTGCTTTTGAAAGGATTGGATTATTTACAATTggtttttaatatgttaattgaaGATCAATATCACATGCTGGAAACAGAGGCAGCATCGTTTATTCCCTATCTTATTATCAAA ATAGGCGATCCAAAGGATGCTGTACGTAATGGCGTACGagctttatttaaacaaattgctCTAGTATATCCCGTGAGCAAATTATTCTCATATGTGATGGAGGGTTTGAAATCAAAGAATGCACGACAGCGAACAG AATGTCTGGATCAATTAGGCTCGCTAATTGAGAATTATGGAGTTTCTGTTTGTCAACCCAGCCCTTCTGCGGCATTAAAAGAAGTCGCGAAGCAAATAGCGGATCGCGACAATTCCGTTCGCAACGCCGCATTAAATTGCATTGTCCAAGCCTACTTCCTACAAGGAGAGCGTGTATTCAAGCTTATTGGTCAG ATATCGGAGAAAGACAGGTCGCTCTTAGACGAGCGAATCAAGAGGGCGGCGAAAAATCGGCCCACAAAGTCTGCATCCTCTACGAGACTCTCCACGCCCACAATCGCGACTTCTAGTCCGCCAACAGACGACATGGAGGCGGACTATGAAGAGGAACAGGAAGAAATTCCCGAGCCAATGGAACCAGCGCCAGAGCt GACACATGCTTCGAGCACTACTGATAATAATGAGGACGATCAAGTGTCTTCTGCGGTCATACAATCCGAATCGCCTTCAAAATCGGGACAAGAAATTACCAACGATTACGCAACTGACGATGCGAAAac AAATTCTCCTACTTCAACTCAACTAAAGGTTCCCTCTGGTCCATTTGGGCTGGACATGGAATTCCTGCAGAAAATTGAAGGTCCAGTAAAATGTTGTAATCCGGTACTTGTAGAACTTAGTTTATCAGATTTGAATGAACCTCCAGTGAACATGTTGAACCCACCCAAGATACA GATGATACCGATTTCGCCACCGAAAATGTTAGTATCGAAGTCGTCGTCTGTTGTATCACCTGCTACTACTAGTAGTAAGGATGATACATTAGAGCGTAACATCTTGTCTATGGCCAGTATGGACTTGCTCACTGCAATACAGTCCATGAATGCAATTGAAAAT TTATTAAAATCCCATCAAGCAATTAGCTTGCAATCTAAGGAGGACAAATTCATCGGATCGATAAACATGCAATTGAAGCTATTACAGACATATCCGTTACGTCAAGAAAATGCGGATGTGTCGAGAGGTTTTAGAAATACATTCCTTATTATACTCGTG ttttatGATACTGGATTTCTTGGAAAAAATGTACCTTTTATCCACTTAAAAGAATTGGTAGATCAGATGATAAGCCTGTTGGCCGAGAACAAGCTGGAGCATTTAAATCAGGCTGGAGCATATTATAGGGTAATCAATAACATCATGGTGAAAATTATCGACAATTCTAATCACACCACTATCATATG TGTATTGATCAAGCTACTTCATTCTTGCGCCGAATCGAACGTTCCTTCAAAGTATGAGGAACTAGTAATGAAGTGCTTATGGAAGATAGTAAAAACAATGTCGAATTGGGCCGCTGATTTGGATTACGATACAATACTTTTGGAAGTACATCGTTTCCTTAAG gATTATCCCACTACATGGTGGAAGAAGCGAAAGTCCGATACTCCATTACGGACAGTCAAGACAGTTCTTCACAGTATGACCAGAGTAAAAGGCAGCTCGATACTTAATCACTTGACGTTAATAAACAACACTAACGAATCTGAGTTACATGCTTACTTAATAAGATTAATCGCG AGCCTTAAACCGGATGAGATTAATGCCACAGCGAAAGTGATGCCCAAATCCAATAATGCGGGAAGGACGCAGAAACACCTGTCAAAGTCTACACGTCAACAATTAGcggaaatatttaagaaaattggaTCAAAAGAGCACATGCAGGaa ggcTTAGTACAATTGTATGATTTCAAACTTCAATACCCCGAAGCTGACGTACAACCGTTCCTGGTCAAGTCTCATCAATTTTTCCAAGATTTCATAGAACAGGGACTGAGAGAGATTGATCAAGCGCGAAAAAATCAGAACATTTTGTCGCAAGCTAACAATCAATATTCTATGGGTAAGTAA